The Hymenobacter swuensis DY53 genome includes the window ATTGAGAATACCTACTTCACCGTGAAGGAATTGCGGGTGGGCCGCACCGTGGTGCCGGCCGCCTTCATCCAGCAGAAGTTCCGGACTTACCACCGGGTGCCCCTGCTGAAACGGTTTGCCTTGGTAGCCAACGACGTGCGGGCCTACGTGCGCGACGCCGCCGGCCGCAAGCTCACGGGCCAGGAGAAAGGCACGATTGGGGAAGCCCTACCCCGCATGTTCCGGCTGCATAATGTGGCGGATCTGTACCGGGACTTCTACCGCTGGATTGGGCGGCCCGAGCTGCTGAAGTTCAACCAAGGCCAGCCCCTGGAATATGCCGACGTGTTTGCCCTGATTTACCTGCGCATCCGCCTGGAAGGCCTCCCCGGCTACGACCACGTCAAGCATTTGCTGATAGATGAAATGCAGGATTACACGCCCGTGCAGTACGCCGTGCTGTCGCGCCTGTTCCACTGCCGCAAAACCATTCTCGGCGACGTGAGTCAGACGGTAAACCCCTACAGCGCGTCGTCGGCCGAAACCATTGAGCGGGTGTTTCCGCAGGCCGATGTAGTGCGGCTTTACCGCAGCTACCGCTCCACCGTGGAAATTACCGCCTTTGCCCAGCGCATCACGCCTAATCCGAACATTATTCCGCTGGAACGGCACGGCCCCGAGCCCACGGTAACGCGCTGCACTACCCAACAGGAAGAACTGCAGGCCATCCGGCAGCTGCTGGCGGACTTCCCCGGCTCCGGCAATCAGTCGCTGGGCATCATCTGCAAAACCCTCCAGCAAGCAGAGCAGGTGTACGAGGCATTACAAGCGCCCGGCGTGTATCTGCTTACCGATGAGTCGACCAAGTTCAAGGAAGGCGTTATCATCACCACGGCGCATCTGGCCAAAGGCCTGGAGTTTGACGCCGTCATCGTGCCGTTTGCCTCCTCCCGCAACTACAAAACAGAGGTCGACCGGAGCATGCTGTACGTGGCCTGCACCCGCGCCATGCACCAGCTCACGCTCACGTATTCCGGTGAGTCTACCGCCTTCATTTGAGCGTGATAAGTCCTGTCATTTCCTGCGTTGTGGGTTACGTAAGTAGCCGGGGCTTTTCCTGGTACACCTTCCAGAGGAACTCCCCAAAGAGCGTGTTGGCCCAGGCAAACCAGGCCCGCGTGAACCTGCCGGCGTCGTCCTTGTGGAAGGATTCGTGCATGTAGCCGGTGCCGGCGTGGGTGGCGCGCAGGCTTTGCACGCAGGCCCGGATTTCGTCGTCATGCAGGCTGGTGAGGCCGCGTATGGCAATGGCAATGGGCCAGATCATGTCCTGCCCTACGTGGGGGCCTCCAATACCTTCCGCAGCCTGGCCTTTGAAGTAGAACGGGTTGTTTTCGGAGAGCAGAAACCGGCGCGTATTCTGGTAGATGGTGTCGGTAGCCGGCACCGCGCCCAGATACGGCAGGGCCAGCAGGCTGGGCACGTTGGCATCATCCATCAGCACCTGGCTGCCGAAGCCATCTACCTCGTAGGCGTAGATTTTGCCGTGTTTCGGGTGGTCGACAACCGCGTACTGGCGTAGGGCGGCTTCCACTTCGTCGGCCAAAGCAGTGAGCTCCCGCGCCGTGGTGGCGTCCCGGGTTAGCTGGTTCAGCATCTCACTGGCCTGGCGCAGGCTGGTTACGGCGAAAAAGTTACTGGGTACCAGGAAGGAATAGAGCGTAGCGTCGTCGCTGGGGCGGAAGGCCGAGCAGATCAGACCCACCGGACGCACGGGGTAACCGTAGCCGTTCATGGGCTGGGTGTCGGTGGCGGTGGCGGTTTCGCGCTGGAACTTATAAGGCCCCAGGCTGGCTTTGCGCTGCTGCGTGCGGAAAGTTTGCAGCACCGCCTTCATGGCCTGCTGCCAGGCCGCATCGAACGGCGCGGTATCCCCAGTGGTTTTCCAGTAGTGGTAGGCCAGCCGGATGGGGTAGCAAAGCGAGTCGATTTCCCACTTCCGCTCGTGCACGCCGGGCTGCATGGCCGTCAGGTCCGACTTCCACTCCCCCACCCGCGTGTCGTCGCCGTAGAAAGCGTTGGCGTAGGGGTCTTTGAGGATGCAGCGCGTCTGCCGGTTAATGACGCCGGCCACCAGCTGCCGCAGCTCCGCATCCTTCCGGATAAACTGCAGGTAGGGCCACACCTGCGCCGAACTGTCGCGCAGCCACATGGCGTCAATGTCGCCGGTAATAACGTATGTATCGGGCCGTCCCTCGCGCGTGGTGTAGGTAACGGTGGTATCCAGGGTGCTGGGGAAACAGTTCTCAAACAGCCACCCCAGTTCCGCATTGGACACTTTCTGCTGAAACTCCCGGATGGCCGCCTCCACCGCGCGGCTCCGGAACCGCCGGATGGCCGCTACCGGGCGCACCACCGGAAAGCCGGGTGCCGCTGCCAGCAGCGCAGTAGGTTGCAGCAGCGCGCCACCGGAAAGCAGCGTCAGGCCCTGGAGGAAGTGTCGGCGGTTCATCGGGTAAGTGGAACTTGGTGAGGAGTATTTTTTGGAGTGGGAGGATACAAGAACGTCATTCCTCGGCTCCGCTCGGAATGACATACCTCCTTCCGTGTCTACCAGGCAAGCTGCTTCGGGTGGCAGCTTCTGCGTGGCCGTGCTGGTGCCTTACTTACAGTACCGATTTCGGCCGGTCGGCGGGGGCCACGCCCCAGCTGGCGCTGGGTCTGGGGCCCATTTCAAACGTGAGCTTACCGCCCTGTAGTAGCTGCTGGTGCGTGATGTAGGACCTGGAGTAGGCCCGGCCGTTGAGCGTAACCGATTGAATGTATTTGTTGGCCGCGCTATTGTTTTTGGCTTCGATAGCCAGGGTTTTGCCGGCGGCCAGCTGAATAATCGCACGCTCCACGGCCGGGCTGCCGAACACGTACGCGCCATTGGCCGGGTTGAGCGGGTAGAAGCCCAAAGTGGAGAAAACGTGCCACGCCGACATCTGCCCGACATCCTCGTTACCGATGATACCATCGGGCTTAGTCGTGTAGAAATTATCGGTGATAAACCGGACTTTGTCGGCGGTTTTCCAGGGCTGGCCCACGTAGTTGTAGAGGTAGGTGATGTGGTGGCCGGGCTCGTTGCCGTGGGCATACATCCCTATCAGGCCCGAAATATCCGGGGACGCCTCCTCGCCCATGCTGCCCTTCACCAGAAACAAGGAATCCAGCTTCTGGCTGAACCGCTGTTCCCCTCCCAGCAAACCAATTAGCCCCTCCACGTCCTGGGGCACCAGCCAGGTGTACTGCCAGGCGTTGCCCTCCGTAAAGTCACTCTTCATGTGCACCGATTTGAAGGGGTCGAAGGGCGTACGCCACTCAGTTTGGGCCACGCGGCCACGCATGAAGCCGGCTTTCTTGTCGAAGTAGTTCCGGTAGTTGTTGGCCCGCTTGCTGAAGTAGGCGTAGTCCGCCGTTTTGCCCATTTTCCGGGCCATCTGCGCAATGCACCAGTCGGCCAAGGCATATTCCAGGCCTTTCGATACGCTTTCCACTTCGCCGTTAGCCGGAATATAGCCCAGCCCCTTCACCGCTTTCAGCCCGAATTCGTCGCGCATGGCGGTGGCCTTTACGGCCTCGTAGGCCAGGGCCGCATCAAAGCCTTTGAAGCCTTTCAGGTAGGCATCAACCACTACGGGTACGGCGCTGTAGCCCACCATGCAGTTGGTTTCGTTGCCCATCAGATGCCACACGGGCAGTTTGCCCTGCTGCTGGTAAATGGCTAGCATGGAGTTCACCATGTCATTGACGCGCTCAGGCTGCAGAATGGTGAACAGCGGGTGCGCCGCCCGGTAGGTGTCCCAGAGGGAGAAGGTGGTCAGGTTGGTGAAGCCGGGGTTGCGGTGTACCTGCTTGTCGGTGCCCCGGTAGTCACCGTTGTGGTCGTTGAAAACCGAGGGCGCAATCATGGTGTGGTAGAGGGCCGTGTAGAAGGTTTTCAGGCGGGTTTCATCGGCCTGCACCTGCACTTTCCGCAGCTCTTTGTTCCAGGCAGCGTCGGCCTGCTTCACTACCTTATCGAAGTTCCAGTGCGGAATTTCGGCTCGGATATTCGCCAGCGCCCCCATGGTGCTTACGGGCGAAATCCCCACTTTCAGCTGCACTCTTTCGCCTGCCCGCGTGGCGAAAGTCAACACGCCTTTGATGCGGTTGCCGGTGGCGGCGGGCTTGGTGTTGCCCAGCGTATCGAGCACCTGCACGCTGCTGAAATTACGGATGGGTTTCGAGCAGACTGCCGCGAAGTACAGGCGCTGATCTACGGCCCAGCCCCTGGAGTTGCGGTACCCCACGAGGGTGCTGTCGTTGAGCTGCTCAATGTGGGTATCAGTAGCCAGATCCCAGCCGATGCCCTGCTGCAGATCGAACACCAGGTGCGCCGCGTCGGATTTTGGAAACGTGTACCGGTGGAAGCCGACCCGCTCGGTAGCGGTCAACTCGGCCCGGATGTCGTAGCGCTTCAGGCGCACGGCGTAGTAGCCGGGCCGGGCCTCTTCTTCCTTGTGCGAAAACGTCGAAATCAGACCCCGATCGGGGGTTTTCACCCGGCCTTCGGTTACGCGCACCGGCCCGGTGGTGGGC containing:
- a CDS encoding HelD family protein, producing MNATEQEEREYLEEIKEKLTLAVRRVDDAVKQFSSELRQKKQYIHEHQSGMDEADMVAADQSINRMALTGEGAVARKRRLLKLVQSPYFGRLDFGPKNQAVAPVYIGVHSFFDEQQRQNLVYDWRAPISSLFYDFELGEASYATPSGTIHGRIELKRQYKIRDGRLEFLLDSDVNIHDDVLQQELAKSSDDKMKNIVATIQRDQNAVIRNEEATVMIIQGVAGSGKTSIALHRIAFLLYRYRETIAAKDILIISPNKVFADYISNVLPELGEEHLPEMGMEELAADLLENRYQFQTFFDQVAALLEHHNAAFIERIRFKSSFEFLSQLNQYLLHIENTYFTVKELRVGRTVVPAAFIQQKFRTYHRVPLLKRFALVANDVRAYVRDAAGRKLTGQEKGTIGEALPRMFRLHNVADLYRDFYRWIGRPELLKFNQGQPLEYADVFALIYLRIRLEGLPGYDHVKHLLIDEMQDYTPVQYAVLSRLFHCRKTILGDVSQTVNPYSASSAETIERVFPQADVVRLYRSYRSTVEITAFAQRITPNPNIIPLERHGPEPTVTRCTTQQEELQAIRQLLADFPGSGNQSLGIICKTLQQAEQVYEALQAPGVYLLTDESTKFKEGVIITTAHLAKGLEFDAVIVPFASSRNYKTEVDRSMLYVACTRAMHQLTLTYSGESTAFI
- a CDS encoding GH92 family glycosyl hydrolase, which produces MQRIAHRFILAATVLICGAATAMAPPHASNRKKVAKTPESSLTRYVDPYIGTGFHGHVFLGANVPFGGVQLGPVNVTEGWDWCSGYHYSDSTIVGFSHTHLSGTGIGDLGDVTVMPTTGPVRVTEGRVKTPDRGLISTFSHKEEEARPGYYAVRLKRYDIRAELTATERVGFHRYTFPKSDAAHLVFDLQQGIGWDLATDTHIEQLNDSTLVGYRNSRGWAVDQRLYFAAVCSKPIRNFSSVQVLDTLGNTKPAATGNRIKGVLTFATRAGERVQLKVGISPVSTMGALANIRAEIPHWNFDKVVKQADAAWNKELRKVQVQADETRLKTFYTALYHTMIAPSVFNDHNGDYRGTDKQVHRNPGFTNLTTFSLWDTYRAAHPLFTILQPERVNDMVNSMLAIYQQQGKLPVWHLMGNETNCMVGYSAVPVVVDAYLKGFKGFDAALAYEAVKATAMRDEFGLKAVKGLGYIPANGEVESVSKGLEYALADWCIAQMARKMGKTADYAYFSKRANNYRNYFDKKAGFMRGRVAQTEWRTPFDPFKSVHMKSDFTEGNAWQYTWLVPQDVEGLIGLLGGEQRFSQKLDSLFLVKGSMGEEASPDISGLIGMYAHGNEPGHHITYLYNYVGQPWKTADKVRFITDNFYTTKPDGIIGNEDVGQMSAWHVFSTLGFYPLNPANGAYVFGSPAVERAIIQLAAGKTLAIEAKNNSAANKYIQSVTLNGRAYSRSYITHQQLLQGGKLTFEMGPRPSASWGVAPADRPKSVL
- a CDS encoding glycoside hydrolase family 125 protein, whose product is MNRRHFLQGLTLLSGGALLQPTALLAAAPGFPVVRPVAAIRRFRSRAVEAAIREFQQKVSNAELGWLFENCFPSTLDTTVTYTTREGRPDTYVITGDIDAMWLRDSSAQVWPYLQFIRKDAELRQLVAGVINRQTRCILKDPYANAFYGDDTRVGEWKSDLTAMQPGVHERKWEIDSLCYPIRLAYHYWKTTGDTAPFDAAWQQAMKAVLQTFRTQQRKASLGPYKFQRETATATDTQPMNGYGYPVRPVGLICSAFRPSDDATLYSFLVPSNFFAVTSLRQASEMLNQLTRDATTARELTALADEVEAALRQYAVVDHPKHGKIYAYEVDGFGSQVLMDDANVPSLLALPYLGAVPATDTIYQNTRRFLLSENNPFYFKGQAAEGIGGPHVGQDMIWPIAIAIRGLTSLHDDEIRACVQSLRATHAGTGYMHESFHKDDAGRFTRAWFAWANTLFGEFLWKVYQEKPRLLT